CAGCTTCATTACCGGAACCCTTCCGGCAGCGCAGCAACTCACCTCCTCAACCTAATTCACAGACAACAGGCACCTTCAACACCGTTAATTCACCCGCGCACTTTCCCGTATCCCCCTTAATGTATGCGCTTCCAACAGTCTGTTAGTACCTTCTGCTGTGGGAACGTTTCCTGAAACAGTTCCTTAAACGGTTTCGGAAACGATTCACTCACCTTCCTCTAACTCGGCATTCTGAAAAGCTTTTCAGAACAGTGTAAAGAAACCGTGCTGCCCTATCAGGCAGCCGTGCTTCAGCCCGCCGGATCTACATCTCATTTCTCACGCGAGGATTCTCTTACGATTAGCTTATGCTCCATCTTCTCTTTCATGACAGCCACCTTGCCTGTGGTCAACAATTCATGCAGCTTCTCCGCCGCCCGGTATCCCAGCTGATAGATGGGCTGTGCGATTGTTGTCAGCTTCGGAATGAACATCCCCGACATCCGCAGATTATCGAAGCCAATGACCGACACCTGACCCGGAACCAGAATATTACGGTCCTTCAAGTAAGAGATCGTTCCCATGGCGAACTCATCTGCTACACAGAATACAGCAGTTAGTTCCGGATATTCAGTAAACAGCTCATGCGTTGCTTGATAGGCGTGCTCAAAGCGGTGGTTCGCGTACTTGATTTTCCCGATATTATGCTCCAGCCCCGATTCGCTCAAGGCTCTCACGAACCCTGCCATCCGCGGTGGCCCGGACACTGAATTATCATGATTGAAGCCGATCATCCCAATCTCTTGGTGCCCCAGCTCAATCAGGAATTTCACAGCATCATACGCCGCCTTCTCATCATCCACCTCCACCGACGCTACTTCGTACTCATCGGAATGGGAGGAGACCAGCACGAATGGAATTCGGCAGCCTACCAGCTTCTCATAATACTCAGGGTGCAGAATATCACTGGCGAACACAACACCATCCACCTGCTTCTCATGAAAAGTATCCATATAGGACAGTGTCCGCTCCTTGTCACGGTCTGTATTGCAGATCATCAGACTGTAACCGAGCTTAATGCAGGCATCCTGCATTCCCCGGATCACCCCTGCGAAATACAGGTTCTCAATATCGGGAATGAGTAGCCCGAGGGTGAATGACTTCCTGTAAATTAGACCCCGTGCAAATGCATTAGGCTGATACTTGAGCGCTTCTATCGCTTCGATGACCCGGCTGCGCTTGCTCTCCACGACCGTATCCGGTGCATTCATTACACGGGACACAGTGCTGATGGATACTCCGGCCATCTTGGCGACATCTCTGATTGTTGGCTTCATATGTCTGACTTCCTTTGTGATCTTTTGGCTCGAAACGTATGCCCTCCTTATCAGGATTGGCCTAGCCGCTTAAGTTAGAAAAGCTTTTCAAAGCGATTATAGCAAGGCTCCCTTAAATTGGCAAGCAAATTGTTATGCGCTTACATTTTTACCTGTGGAGCCCTGGCTGTACGGTTGTTACAGTTCAAAGTCAGTTCAACTCACTCCAAATTCACTCCACAAGTTAATGTACTTTTCCCCCTGTAAGTCCCCTCCCTTCCATGACGCTTACTTAAAGTGTGTAAATTATATTATTTCATGTTATAATTGTCGGGTATATTGATTTATGGCTGCAAATACTGTTACTGATGCTGTAGGCATCTACTATAGGAGGGATTCATGTGAAGCAATTGCACGACATACCATTCTCCGTACTGGATTTAGCCCCTATCCGGGAGGGCGGAACGGCGGCGGATTCTTTTCATAACACCCTTGATTTGGCCCGTCATGCTGAGAAATGGGGGTATAACCGTTACTGGCTGGCAGAGCATCATAATATGACCGGCATTGCCAGCTCCGCTACCTCCGTTGTTATCGGACATGTGGCAGCCGGAACTAACACCATCCGCGTAGGTTCAGGCGGCATCATGCTCTCCAACCATGCCCCGCTGATGATTGCCGAGCAATTCGGCACACTGGAGTCCCTGTATCCGGGACGGATTGATCTGGGTCTGGGCAGAGCCCCCGGCTCGGATCAGGCAGCCGCCAGAGCACTGCGCCGCGGCCTGGGCAGCGATGGCAGTGAATTCCCCGAGCAGCTAAGTGAGCTGCGGGCTTATTTCGACCCTGAAGGATCAGCCTCCCGGCCGGCCGGTGTCCGCGCTGTACCCGGTGAAGGACTGAACATCCCGATCTGGCTGCTTGGCTCCAGCGGCTTCAGCGCCCAGCTTGCGGGCCAGCTGGGTCTGCCTTTTGCTTTTGCCAGCCACTTTGCACCGGATTATCTGCTGCCGGCCCTGCATCTGTACCGCACCAGCTTCAAGCCTTCGGCTGTACTCGACAAGCCTTATGTTATGGTGGGCTTGGGAATTACGGCAGCGGATACGGTAGAAGAAGCGCGCAGACTTGCCACTTCCCAGCAGCAGCAATTCCTGAACATTATCCGTGGCCGCACCGGCAAGCTCCAGCCGCCTGTAGACAGTCTAGACGGAATCTGGACCTCCCAGGAGAAGGCGCTGCTTATGAGCAAACAGCAATACTCCATTGCGGGCGACCAGGCCCTGATCGAAGAACGGCTGCTGCAGATTCTCGAAGAGACAGGTGCAGATGAGTGGATTATCGCTTCACAGATCTATGATCACCCTGCGCGCCTGCATTCTTATGAGCTTGTGGCCGACCTGTTGAAGAAGTAATAAGGCCATTAATCTGATTATAGGCCAGTCTATATATTTAGCCCATTTAACTACCTGTGGAGAACTCCATGGGGTAGCTAAATGGGCTATTTTAGCATTGCCTTTCCAGACCCAATCGTTCTTTATAAAATACAAAATTAAGTAATATACAGAGAAATAATGAGCTAACAGCAGTAAACATTAAATAAATGCAGTTTATTTAGATCAAATGCCCGAATTCATTTACTTAAAGTATCTATTTCTGTTTTTCTTTATGCTTAATTTTGATTATACTGTAATTATCATTCGTTATAACGAACAAGTGGATTGTTTTTCTCTTTCAGGTCCACTCAGGCTAGCTCAGGCTCGTCCACGCCCATTCGGGAATCGTCCTAAATCGTTCTAATTAGTACTATCGCTGTAATTCGTAGTAGTTCTTCAAGAAACTACTTTATTCGACAAACTATGATTCAAAAGCGCGAACCGGGGCGGATTGTGGCTGGAGGCTCCTGAAGGTCTGCAAAGAAAGGGGCTTAGAGAGTGAAGAAGAGACATAGATCCATAATAGGCGCGTATATTCTGGCCGTTCTGGCAGGTGTAATCTGGCATGCCGGAGGGGTCAGCGCTGAGGATACGATCAAGCTCACTGTGAACTCGCATACGACCAGTACGGCAACCATGAACAACATGCAGCCGGGAGATACGATGGCTTCGGATTATACGATTATCAATGACGGAAAAGATCCGTTCGATTATTCAGTTGCCTTCCAGTTCCGCTCCGGGGACGCAGATCTGTACAATATCCTGCAAATGACCCTGCAAAAAGAGGGAGTAATCCTCTATTCAGGGGTAATGAGCGAGGCCCCGGGCGTGGTGACCATCGGCTCCCTTGACGGAGGCGCAGCGGAAGCAATCGAAATGAAGGTGTTGTTCCCGCCGGAGGCAGGCAACGAGTTCCAGGAGAAGAAGGTAAGTGTGGCCTTTGAATTCACAGCCACAGCGGAGCCTGCGCCTACAGCCGGGCCAACCTCCACACCGCAACCGACGACCGAACCGGCAGCTTCAGCCACACCTTCACCTGCGTCAACACCGGACACTACGGGCAGTCCCGGCAGTACACCGGCAGCAACAACCGTCCCTACGGATTCAACAGCCGGTACAGTCTCTCCTGGCAGTACACCATCGCCATCACCAGCAGCGTCGGCAACACCGCCTGCGGGTGGAGTAACTGTAAGTGAAGATCCTGTTCCGCTGGGCGGAGGGGAAGAAGACGGCGGCAACCGCCCGTCTGCGACGCCGGATTCCGGAGCCGCTGCACTTGGCAGCACGCCAGCTCCTTCACCAGGGGAGGAGGTCAACCTCACCGGTGACGCGCTTCCGCTGGGCGGACCAGAGGAAGACGGCAGGCTGCCAGACACGGCCAGTCCTTGGTACAATCTGATTGCCGCCAGCCTCGTTGTCGCCATGATCAGCGTACTTGTGCTCCGCAGGCTGGGCCAGAAGAAGTAACTATACGTATTTGTAAGGAGGAGAGAGCATGAAGATGCGCAGCGGGTTTATCTTAGCCGTGAAGCTGATCTTCCTGCTCTCTGTGTGCGTTATGGTGTATTCCGCCTTCCAGATCCTCAAAGCGCCCGCCGAAGCCCGCGAAGCCCTGAGAATCTGGGACAAAAAGAGGGAGGAAGCTCAGCTTCCCGTAAGTCCCGAAGAAGAAATGCCGCTGCCTGAAGGTATGCTCAGCAGCGCGGAAGCACCGGCAGGCGACACACCTGCTTATATAGCAGGCGAGGTAATTGGAGAGATCTATTTTCCGAAGCTTAAGAAGCGGGTTGCCATTCTGGAGGGAACCGGACGGGCGGAGCTTAAGCAGGGTGCCGGACACGATGAAGCAAGCGCTGCCCCGGGTACCTCCGGGAACAGCGTGCTGGCCGGACACCGCGATACCGTCTTCCGCAGCCTCGGTGAGCTGGAGACCGGAGACCGGCTTGAGCTTGCGACAGCGGATGGAACTTTTACCTATGAAGTGACCGGCAGCCGGATTGTTGATGGAGATACACGGGGAGCGATTAAGCCCAGCAGAGACCCCATACTCACCTTGATTACCTGTTACCCGTTCTCTTATGTAGGCTCAGCGCCCGACCGCTACCTGCTCTCGGCCAAGCTCGTCTCCAGCCAGCCTCCGGGGCAGCAGCCCTAACCCGCTTTCCCGTCTCCTCCCAGCCCGCCGTCCCCTTTCACTTCACACCATCCGCCTAAAGTATGAGACCCGGGCCGGATCGTGATAATATAGACATACGAAGCTGAAGAGGAGATGACCCGCATTGAAGGAAGAGTTAATTAGACGTTTTGTATCGTATGCTGAAATGGATACCCAATCCAGCGAGGACAGCGAGACCTGCCCGTCCACTCCAGGCCAAATGGTACTGGCGCATAAGCTGGCAGAGGAGCTGCAGGAGCTGGGACTGACGGAGATTACGGTGGACGAGCATGCCTATGTCATGGCCTCCCTGCCCGCCAACACGGATAAAGAGGTTCCGGTGATCGGCTTCCTGGCCCATCTGGATACCGCTACGGATTTCACCGGCACGAATGTGAAGCCGCAGATTGTAGAGAACTATGACGGGCAGGATCTGGTGCTGAATGAAGCCCAGAATATTATCATGTCCACGAAGAGCTTCCCGGAGCTGACCGGTTACAAGGGGCATACCCTGATTACGACCGACGGCACCACCCTGCTGGGGGCGGACAACAAGGCGGGTATCGCTGAGATCATGACGGCTATGGCCCATCTGCTGGCGCATCCGGAGATTAAGCATGGCAAGATCCGGGTCGCTTTTACCCCCGATGAAGAAATCGGACGCGGCCCGCATAAGTTCGACGTTGCCGCCTTCGGCGCTTCCTATGCCTACACCGTGGACGGAGGCCCGCTCGGGGAGCTGGAATATGAGAGCTTCAATGCCGCCGCCGCCAAAATCAGCTTCCACGGAGTCAATGTTCATCCCGGTACAGCCAAGGGCAAGATGATCCATTCGTCCAAAATCGCCATGGCCTTCCATCTCCGCCTGCCCGCCGGTGAAGCCCCTGAATTCACAGACGGCTATGAGGGGTTCTACCACCTGATCTCCATGCAAGGCAGTGCCGAGCACAGCAAGCTGCATTATATTATCCGTGACTTCGACCGCGAGCAGTTCGAGCACCGCAAATCGAATATCGCCGCGATCGTGGAGGAATTCAAATCTACGTACGGGGCGGACAACATCGTGCTGGAGATGAATGACCAATACTATAATATGCGCGAGAAAATCGAGCCCGTCCGGCATATCGTCGATATCGCCCGGGAAGCGATGGAGGGCCTCGGAATCACACCGGTTATCCGTCCAATCCGCGGAGGGACTGACGGCTCACAGCTCTCTTATATGGGGCTGCCTACACCGAATATTTTCACCGGGGGCGAGAATTTCCACGGCAAATTTGAATACGCCTCTGTAGACGTAATGCTCCAGGCTGTAAAGGTTATCGTTGAGATTGCCCGTCTGGCGGAACACAAAGCGTAAATAAGATTATATTAAAAACAGCAAAAACCCCGTGCCGCCCTGGAACAAAGGGCGCACGGGGTTCTTAACATGCTATGGGTTCAGACGTTATCCGTCTGTTGCTTTATTTCTTAACCGGCAGCCAGCCCGGTGTATGGATCAGTGCTCTCCAGAGCGGGTCCGGGATCACAAGCTCCGCCTGGGCGTTCGGATCAAGCTCAGTCTTAATCTCATCGGCACGGCCCCCGGCCAGCTTCTGTACCCAATCCGGTTCAATCAGAAGCGGACGGCCCAGGGCTACCAGGCTGATGCCGCTGTCCAGACTCTTCAGGGCATCGGCGGCAGAGTAGAGCGAGCCTACGCCAATCACCGGAGCCTTCTCTCCTGCCCGGTCTACAATCTGCTCAATGCGCGGACGGCTGTCCTCCGTTCCCCGGTGCGGCAGCGACCACAGCTCCATGAGGGAGGCGTGCAGGTAATCCAGACCCTCCGCTGTCAGCGCATCAATTAGCGCAAAGGTCTCAGCCATCGTAATCCCCGGTGTCTCAGGCTCTTCAGGCGAGAAGCGGTAGCCTACAAGGAATGCACCTTGTGCATGCTGCTTCACCGCAGCCTTGACACTGCGCAGAACGGCCAGCGGGAAGGCGAGCCGCTTCTGCAGATCTCCGCCCCAGCAGTCTTCGCGTCTGTTGGAATGCGGCGAGAAGAACTGCTGCAGCAAGTACCCGTTCGCACCGTGAATCTCAACGCCATCGAAGCCGGCCTCAATTGCCCTGCGTGTCGCTTCTCCAAAATCAGCGATAATTCCGGTAATCTCTTCGTCTGTCAGCGGGCGCGGAGCCTTACCCTGTCCGCCGCCAGGCAGCTCAGCCGGCACATCGCTTGCACTGACAGGCTGTCCGTCAACCAGCTGCTCAGGCGGGCATTGGCGTCCGCCATGGAAGATCTGGAGCACGGCCTTCGCTCCTTCGCCCTTGATGGCCTCCGCCAGCTCACGCAGGCTTGGAATCAGCCCGTCATGGTCAGCTCCGAATTCGCCCGCGAAGCCCTTCCCGCCACGTGAGACATAGACACACGCGGTAATGACCATCCCCGCCCCGCCCGAACGGCGGATATAATAATCCAGCTCGGGCCGGGAGACGGTTCCATCCTCATTGGAGGAGAAATTAGTCATCGGCGCCATAACCACACGGTTCTTCAGTTCAATCCCGTTCTTGAATTCGAACGTCTCCAGCAGCGGACTATATTCTGTCTTCAGCATACCTACCAGCCTCCATTTATATAAATCTTCATAAATGTTAGTATACAACTTAATTTTGCACAATACAAATTTAATTCCTTTGTTTTCAGATGCTATTTATCACAGGGAGGTGCATCTTTCCAGATGACCTTTTCCCCGTAATTCTTGCCCCAATCATACATCATGCGAAGTACAGGCATCAGCGTATGTCCATACTCTGTCAGGGAGTACTCTACCCGCGGAGGAACCTCCGCATATACCTGCCTGAATACCAGCTGATCCTCCTCCAGCTCTCGGAGCTGGTTGGTCAGCATTTTCTGGGTGATATGGGGGATCAGCTTCTTCAATTCGCTGAACCGCTTGGTTCCTTCCAGACCCAGGTGCCACAGTATAATCAGCTTCCACTTGCCGCCGATCACAGCGAGTGTGAGTTCCTTCTCGCAGTTGATCTCCTTCAGGTTGATACGGTCTTTAATTTCAGTCGCCAATATTCAGCCCCCTTCCGGCTATAATCATATTACAAATCCATCATGGGCCGCACATAGGCAGCAAAGGATGCCCTCCCGTCAAGGAAAGCATCCGTGTGATAGCTTCATTATATTCCAAGCTCTATTCTATTCCAAATCGCATGCTATTCCAAATTGGCATGCTTGCCGAACATCCGGCCGGAGGTCTGCCCCGTCTGCTCCATGATCCGCAGAATGACTGCATCATAGAATACAAGCAGCGTCTGTTCAAACAAGGAGGCCATCGGCTGCAGCGTAGTATAGCCGCCGTCCGGCCGTTCCTTGGGAGCGCCAGGCAGCTTGACTGTATAATCTGCGAGACGTCCAAGCGTCGAGTCCCGCTGGATGGTTACCAGGACTACAGCCGCGCCGATTGCCTTGGCTTTCTCAGCCATGGAGACCAGTCCCTTCGTCTCGCCTGAGCCGGAACCCAGTACAAGCACATCGCCGGGGCCGATGCCCGGCGTTACCGTCTCTCCGACCACATAAGCTGTCCGTCCAGCCTGCATCAGCCGCATGGCGAAGGCCCGGCCCATCAGGCCGGAACGCCCGGCACCGGCCACGAAGATCTGACCTGCGCGCAGCAGCAGCTCCGTCAGCGCCTCGCCCTCTCCCGCATTCAGCCCGGAGACGGAGCCTTCCAGCTCCTTCACAATTTCCTGTGCGTAATGCTGCGTGTCCATGGCTGCTTAAGCCTGACTTACAAGGCGCTTCATCTCAGCCGCAGCCGCCTTCATGTCTGCTTCGCCCGTAATGCCCCCGCCCACGATTACCAGATCGGGCTGCGCAGCAATCACTTCAGGCAGCGTACTTAGCTTAATACCGCCAGCGATTGCAGTTTTAGCCCGGGTAACCACGCTCTTAATATCTCTTAGGTCCGCGAAGGAATTCTTGCCTTCGGCCTGATGGTCATAGCCGGAATGCACGCAGACATAATCCACACCCAGCGCATCCACTTCAGCGGCTCTGGCCTTGAGATCCTTTACATTGATCAGATCGACCAGGATCTCAGCGCCTGTCTTCTTCGCTTCCTCCACCGCGCCGCGGATCGTTGAATCATCGGACACGCCCAGCACAGTCACGATGCCCGCGCCTGCTTCCACTGCCTTCATAACCTCGTATCCGCCCGCATCCATGATTTTGAGATCGGCCAGCACGGTAAGTGCCGGAAAAGCGTCCTTGATCGCTTTTACAGCGTGCAACCCCTCATTAATTACCACCGGTGTTCCAATCTCAACGATATCTATATATTCGGCAACTTCCGCAACAACCGCCTTGGCTCCAGAAATATCCACCAGATCGAGCGCTAACTGTAATTTCATAGGGGTAAGGTCTCCTCATCGATAAACTATTTTAGTAAGTACTGTTTCTCAGTTTAGGGATATACTGCCGAAAAGGGAAGTAGGCACTTTTTCGTGATGTAGTTACCTGGAGGATACTATTGGGCGAAACCGGGGGATTTTTAGGCAACATGTCTGAAATCCTACTGCATTTTCACAAAAGCTGTGCTACCATACATTTGATTCAAATATTCACGGCCGTAAGGAATCCTAATAAGAAGGTGTATGATGGAAACAAGCAAGCCCAAAACATTCAATTTAATGAAGCTGACCTGGCCGATCTTCCTGGAGCTGTTCCTGTTCATGCTCATGGGCAGTATGGATACCTTCATGATCAGCTCCGTGTCCGATGATGCAGTCTCCGGTGTCGGAGCGGCCAATCAGATTATTGCCATAGCCATTCTGGCGCTCAGTGTCATCGGGAACGGCGCGGCGATCGTCGTGTCGCAATACCTCGGCTCCAAGCAGCCTAAGGAAGCCGCCCGAGTCATCGGCAATGCGGTTACCCTGAATCTTGCGGTAGGGATTGTCCTGAGTACGGTCATGCTGCTGTTGGGAAGCCATCTATTGCAGGCGCTGAACGTGAAGGGTGACATTCTCGATTATGCCCGCTCGTATATCAACATTGTCGGAGGTGCCATCTTCCTGCAGGCACTGATCAACGCGCTGGCTGCCACCATCCGCACCCACGGCTTCACCAAGCAGACAATGGCGGTATCGCTGCTGATGAACGTCATCCATGTCGGCGGTAACTATCTGCTGATCTTCGGCCATTTCGGACTGCCTGCGCTCGGTGTAGAGGGTGCGGCCATTTCAACCGTAATCAGCCGTTCGATCGCTCTGCTGATCTTCTTCCTGCTGCTCTACCGGATTATGGAGGTACGCGTGAAATGGAGCTTTTACATTCACCTCTCCAGGAAATACGTGCTGCAGATTCTCAAAATCGGTATTCCATCCGCCTTCGAATCGGTAATGTACCAGTGCTGCCAGCTCGTCTTCACCCTGTACATCACCTATTTGGGGGCCGAGGCCATGGCTACCCGTCAGTATGCAGTCAATATCTCCAACTACATCTTCCTGTTCAGCGTAGCAGTGGCGATGGGGACCTCGATTATTGTCGGGCACCTTGTAGGTGCAAAACGGACGCAAGAGGCTTACTCACGGGTATTCACCAGTGTGAAATGGGCACTGCTGGTCACGGTCATCATGGATCTGATCGTCATTCTGTTCCGCAAGCCGCTGCTGGGCCTGTTCACAGATAATGAGCTGATTATCGCCATGGGTGCCCAGGTGATCCTGCTCAGCTTCTTCCTGGAGACCGGTCGCACCTGCAATCTGGTCATTATCAACTCGCTCCGCGCATCGGGCGATGCCAAGTTCCCGGTCTACATGGGCCTGATCTCCATGGTGTGTATGAGTCTGCCGCTGGGGTACTTCCTGGTGTTCACACTTGACCTCGGTCTGGCCGGGGTATGGCTGGCTACTGCGTTCGACGAATGGGTGCGGGCCGTCATTA
This genomic interval from Paenibacillus sp. FSL H8-0332 contains the following:
- a CDS encoding LLM class flavin-dependent oxidoreductase, yielding MKQLHDIPFSVLDLAPIREGGTAADSFHNTLDLARHAEKWGYNRYWLAEHHNMTGIASSATSVVIGHVAAGTNTIRVGSGGIMLSNHAPLMIAEQFGTLESLYPGRIDLGLGRAPGSDQAAARALRRGLGSDGSEFPEQLSELRAYFDPEGSASRPAGVRAVPGEGLNIPIWLLGSSGFSAQLAGQLGLPFAFASHFAPDYLLPALHLYRTSFKPSAVLDKPYVMVGLGITAADTVEEARRLATSQQQQFLNIIRGRTGKLQPPVDSLDGIWTSQEKALLMSKQQYSIAGDQALIEERLLQILEETGADEWIIASQIYDHPARLHSYELVADLLKK
- the hxlB gene encoding 6-phospho-3-hexuloisomerase, whose product is MDTQHYAQEIVKELEGSVSGLNAGEGEALTELLLRAGQIFVAGAGRSGLMGRAFAMRLMQAGRTAYVVGETVTPGIGPGDVLVLGSGSGETKGLVSMAEKAKAIGAAVVLVTIQRDSTLGRLADYTVKLPGAPKERPDGGYTTLQPMASLFEQTLLVFYDAVILRIMEQTGQTSGRMFGKHANLE
- the pepT gene encoding peptidase T, producing the protein MKEELIRRFVSYAEMDTQSSEDSETCPSTPGQMVLAHKLAEELQELGLTEITVDEHAYVMASLPANTDKEVPVIGFLAHLDTATDFTGTNVKPQIVENYDGQDLVLNEAQNIIMSTKSFPELTGYKGHTLITTDGTTLLGADNKAGIAEIMTAMAHLLAHPEIKHGKIRVAFTPDEEIGRGPHKFDVAAFGASYAYTVDGGPLGELEYESFNAAAAKISFHGVNVHPGTAKGKMIHSSKIAMAFHLRLPAGEAPEFTDGYEGFYHLISMQGSAEHSKLHYIIRDFDREQFEHRKSNIAAIVEEFKSTYGADNIVLEMNDQYYNMREKIEPVRHIVDIAREAMEGLGITPVIRPIRGGTDGSQLSYMGLPTPNIFTGGENFHGKFEYASVDVMLQAVKVIVEIARLAEHKA
- a CDS encoding LacI family DNA-binding transcriptional regulator → MKPTIRDVAKMAGVSISTVSRVMNAPDTVVESKRSRVIEAIEALKYQPNAFARGLIYRKSFTLGLLIPDIENLYFAGVIRGMQDACIKLGYSLMICNTDRDKERTLSYMDTFHEKQVDGVVFASDILHPEYYEKLVGCRIPFVLVSSHSDEYEVASVEVDDEKAAYDAVKFLIELGHQEIGMIGFNHDNSVSGPPRMAGFVRALSESGLEHNIGKIKYANHRFEHAYQATHELFTEYPELTAVFCVADEFAMGTISYLKDRNILVPGQVSVIGFDNLRMSGMFIPKLTTIAQPIYQLGYRAAEKLHELLTTGKVAVMKEKMEHKLIVRESSREK
- a CDS encoding MATE family efflux transporter — translated: METSKPKTFNLMKLTWPIFLELFLFMLMGSMDTFMISSVSDDAVSGVGAANQIIAIAILALSVIGNGAAIVVSQYLGSKQPKEAARVIGNAVTLNLAVGIVLSTVMLLLGSHLLQALNVKGDILDYARSYINIVGGAIFLQALINALAATIRTHGFTKQTMAVSLLMNVIHVGGNYLLIFGHFGLPALGVEGAAISTVISRSIALLIFFLLLYRIMEVRVKWSFYIHLSRKYVLQILKIGIPSAFESVMYQCCQLVFTLYITYLGAEAMATRQYAVNISNYIFLFSVAVAMGTSIIVGHLVGAKRTQEAYSRVFTSVKWALLVTVIMDLIVILFRKPLLGLFTDNELIIAMGAQVILLSFFLETGRTCNLVIINSLRASGDAKFPVYMGLISMVCMSLPLGYFLVFTLDLGLAGVWLATAFDEWVRAVIMYFRWKSRAWEKHGLIQHEPPEPPGAAPVAPAH
- the hxlA gene encoding 3-hexulose-6-phosphate synthase, with translation MKLQLALDLVDISGAKAVVAEVAEYIDIVEIGTPVVINEGLHAVKAIKDAFPALTVLADLKIMDAGGYEVMKAVEAGAGIVTVLGVSDDSTIRGAVEEAKKTGAEILVDLINVKDLKARAAEVDALGVDYVCVHSGYDHQAEGKNSFADLRDIKSVVTRAKTAIAGGIKLSTLPEVIAAQPDLVIVGGGITGEADMKAAAAEMKRLVSQA
- a CDS encoding NADH-dependent flavin oxidoreductase, giving the protein MLKTEYSPLLETFEFKNGIELKNRVVMAPMTNFSSNEDGTVSRPELDYYIRRSGGAGMVITACVYVSRGGKGFAGEFGADHDGLIPSLRELAEAIKGEGAKAVLQIFHGGRQCPPEQLVDGQPVSASDVPAELPGGGQGKAPRPLTDEEITGIIADFGEATRRAIEAGFDGVEIHGANGYLLQQFFSPHSNRREDCWGGDLQKRLAFPLAVLRSVKAAVKQHAQGAFLVGYRFSPEEPETPGITMAETFALIDALTAEGLDYLHASLMELWSLPHRGTEDSRPRIEQIVDRAGEKAPVIGVGSLYSAADALKSLDSGISLVALGRPLLIEPDWVQKLAGGRADEIKTELDPNAQAELVIPDPLWRALIHTPGWLPVKK
- a CDS encoding sortase, which produces MKMRSGFILAVKLIFLLSVCVMVYSAFQILKAPAEAREALRIWDKKREEAQLPVSPEEEMPLPEGMLSSAEAPAGDTPAYIAGEVIGEIYFPKLKKRVAILEGTGRAELKQGAGHDEASAAPGTSGNSVLAGHRDTVFRSLGELETGDRLELATADGTFTYEVTGSRIVDGDTRGAIKPSRDPILTLITCYPFSYVGSAPDRYLLSAKLVSSQPPGQQP
- a CDS encoding helix-turn-helix domain-containing protein — translated: MATEIKDRINLKEINCEKELTLAVIGGKWKLIILWHLGLEGTKRFSELKKLIPHITQKMLTNQLRELEEDQLVFRQVYAEVPPRVEYSLTEYGHTLMPVLRMMYDWGKNYGEKVIWKDAPPCDK